One window of Candidatus Leptovillus gracilis genomic DNA carries:
- a CDS encoding GAF domain-containing protein, producing MGETFKQLFAPPVYPEDEEKTRIARLLNIILLVLAIFLLFNTIVTIFFLGEWLPSLINAAAVVIALALFAVMRRGHVRAVAILTVAIFWTMVAAVSFLLTGYSVVIVSSYFVIVLLSGVAINKRVGILVAALSIAASAVVYYLEFYAQVLIPAPGNPLVDASATAANLFALATILYLTMQNLEMAQARFQENQKALQEAQVVLEERVAERTRDLALAGEVGRSITAIRNVNALLSGAVNIIQSYFDLYYVQIYLVDETRGILELKAAHGHAAEQLLSQAHFLPINNSSINGTAALEKRAVLVTNTAEDPAFRPNSLLPDTRSEMAVPLISANKVLGVLDLQSVRPYGFSADSLPAFEALAGQLAVALENAALFSAREETSRELQTLLANTERQAQQESSLNALGLALSAAARTDDLLLVAGQQVMALTAADQAAVVLLTEDGKAGELVALAGQPGALHIGDKLPVGNTAVGLAVQQNRVISLPNEIPLTAYLDTAALTQDGLQSLLVLPLKAGSQTIGALTVGRRPLYTWTDADVQFIQQIAALLASRLESLRLTERVHSLADIVENHPDFISIAALDGRVLYANPSGLAMLGLPADHTFNNFSAAEFYIAEDAPIIHQTALPTALENGLWTGELHLRTLSAAVIPVEAIISVNNDEENAPLNFSITMHDITDRLEAAKAQSRLSTQLEERLAQVNALQRTMTREGWSEFLTAPQRLIQGFAFDDGRIHLLSRRDSKAPNMPQLSPDGPGDPAGIAVPLLVRGETIGVLSARHPAGEPLSAEQQDIVSAISAEVADALERARLFEEMQLAQAQMEKLYAGSERLVQSQSIQEVLAALVDATALHEMDQVSFLFFDKPWTTVAPEQMTLAATWNKAGKSAQRAIGTAYMLSELPSFRHIKRHEPTIFRLLAGNPQVGPDAQRLADALGAKSAIFFPLVAGDQWFGFVAGLSAEPLRLTQAEIRQISSLTGLAASVSQTQRLFDQTQQRARREQSLREVTARVFAAADADTILQTAVREVSRTLGLETFIYLRDLDEAQTNGENGRA from the coding sequence ATGGGAGAAACCTTTAAACAACTCTTTGCGCCACCAGTCTATCCTGAGGACGAAGAGAAAACGCGCATCGCCAGACTGTTGAACATCATCTTGCTGGTCCTTGCGATCTTTCTCTTGTTCAACACCATCGTCACCATTTTTTTCCTGGGCGAGTGGCTGCCCAGTCTGATCAACGCGGCGGCGGTGGTGATTGCTCTGGCCTTGTTTGCCGTGATGCGGCGTGGACACGTTCGTGCCGTGGCCATTTTAACCGTCGCCATTTTTTGGACGATGGTTGCCGCCGTCAGCTTTTTGCTCACCGGGTATTCGGTCGTTATCGTCTCCAGCTATTTTGTGATAGTACTTCTGTCCGGCGTAGCCATCAACAAGCGGGTCGGCATTTTAGTCGCTGCCCTGAGTATTGCGGCCAGTGCGGTGGTATATTATCTGGAGTTCTACGCCCAGGTGCTGATCCCAGCGCCGGGTAATCCACTGGTTGATGCATCGGCAACGGCTGCTAACCTGTTTGCCCTGGCCACCATCCTATACCTGACCATGCAAAATCTGGAAATGGCTCAGGCGCGTTTCCAGGAAAACCAGAAGGCGTTGCAAGAGGCCCAGGTCGTGTTGGAAGAGCGTGTTGCCGAGCGCACCCGAGACCTGGCCCTGGCCGGTGAAGTTGGCCGCAGTATTACCGCTATTCGCAACGTCAACGCCCTGCTGTCTGGGGCGGTGAACATCATTCAATCCTATTTCGATTTGTATTATGTCCAAATCTACCTGGTAGATGAAACCAGGGGGATATTGGAACTAAAAGCGGCGCACGGCCACGCCGCCGAGCAGCTGCTGAGTCAGGCGCATTTCTTGCCGATAAATAATTCGTCCATCAATGGCACGGCCGCGTTGGAGAAACGGGCCGTGTTGGTGACAAACACGGCCGAAGACCCCGCCTTTCGCCCCAACTCCCTGCTGCCAGACACACGTTCAGAAATGGCCGTGCCGCTGATTAGCGCCAACAAAGTGTTGGGTGTTTTGGATTTGCAGAGTGTCCGGCCGTATGGCTTTTCCGCCGACAGCCTGCCGGCGTTTGAGGCGCTGGCCGGCCAGTTGGCCGTTGCTCTGGAAAACGCGGCTTTGTTCAGCGCCCGTGAAGAGACTTCCCGCGAACTGCAAACGCTGCTGGCCAATACAGAACGCCAGGCGCAGCAAGAATCATCGCTGAACGCCCTGGGTCTGGCGCTCAGCGCCGCTGCCAGAACAGATGATTTGCTTTTGGTCGCCGGGCAGCAGGTCATGGCGCTGACGGCGGCGGATCAGGCTGCTGTTGTCCTGTTAACCGAAGATGGCAAAGCCGGCGAGTTGGTGGCGTTGGCCGGGCAGCCGGGGGCGCTGCACATAGGCGACAAACTGCCGGTGGGCAATACGGCCGTTGGTCTGGCTGTGCAGCAAAACCGGGTGATTTCCCTACCCAATGAAATTCCCCTGACCGCGTACCTGGATACGGCCGCTTTAACCCAGGATGGGCTGCAAAGCCTGCTGGTGCTGCCGCTAAAGGCTGGCAGCCAGACAATAGGCGCATTAACGGTGGGCCGCCGACCGCTGTACACCTGGACAGACGCCGATGTACAGTTTATCCAGCAAATTGCCGCGCTTCTGGCTTCCCGATTAGAGAGCCTCCGGCTGACAGAACGAGTTCATTCGTTGGCTGATATTGTCGAAAACCACCCAGATTTCATCAGCATTGCGGCGCTAGACGGCCGTGTCCTCTATGCCAACCCCAGTGGCCTGGCCATGTTAGGTTTGCCAGCCGACCATACCTTCAACAACTTCAGCGCTGCCGAGTTCTACATCGCCGAAGACGCCCCCATCATTCACCAGACAGCTTTGCCAACGGCTTTGGAAAACGGCTTGTGGACCGGCGAGCTTCACCTGCGCACCCTCAGCGCTGCCGTCATCCCGGTAGAAGCGATCATCTCTGTCAATAACGACGAGGAAAACGCGCCCTTAAACTTTAGCATTACCATGCACGACATCACCGACCGCCTGGAAGCGGCGAAAGCCCAAAGCCGCCTGTCCACTCAGCTTGAAGAACGCCTGGCGCAGGTGAACGCGCTTCAGCGCACCATGACTCGCGAGGGTTGGTCTGAGTTTCTTACAGCGCCGCAGCGCCTGATCCAGGGCTTTGCCTTTGACGATGGGCGCATCCATTTACTTTCCCGCCGCGACAGCAAGGCACCAAACATGCCCCAGTTATCGCCAGATGGCCCTGGGGACCCGGCCGGTATTGCCGTACCATTGCTGGTGCGCGGGGAGACCATCGGCGTTTTAAGCGCCCGCCATCCGGCGGGCGAACCGTTAAGCGCTGAGCAGCAGGACATTGTAAGCGCCATCTCCGCTGAGGTGGCTGACGCGCTGGAACGCGCCCGGTTGTTTGAAGAGATGCAGTTGGCCCAGGCGCAAATGGAAAAACTGTACGCCGGCAGCGAACGCCTGGTGCAGTCCCAATCCATTCAGGAGGTGTTGGCTGCCCTGGTGGACGCTACGGCGCTGCACGAGATGGACCAGGTGAGTTTCCTCTTCTTCGACAAACCCTGGACGACGGTGGCGCCGGAACAGATGACTCTGGCGGCCACCTGGAATAAAGCCGGCAAATCGGCGCAGCGAGCCATTGGCACGGCGTACATGTTGTCGGAACTGCCCAGTTTCCGGCATATCAAACGCCACGAACCGACGATTTTCCGGCTCCTGGCAGGCAACCCACAGGTGGGACCAGATGCGCAGCGGCTGGCCGACGCGCTGGGCGCAAAAAGCGCCATCTTCTTTCCACTGGTGGCCGGTGATCAATGGTTTGGGTTTGTGGCAGGGTTATCGGCGGAACCTTTGCGGCTGACTCAGGCCGAAATCCGTCAGATTAGCAGCCTGACCGGTCTGGCCGCTTCGGTCAGCCAGACGCAGCGGCTGTTTGACCAAACCCAGCAGCGCGCCCGGCGTGAACAGAGTTTGCGTGAGGTGACGGCGCGGGTGTTTGCCGCCGCCGACGCCGACACCATTTTACAAACGGCCGTGCGCGAAGTGAGCCGCACCCTGGGACTGGAAACGTTTATTTACCTGAGAGACCTCGACGAAGCGCAAACCAACGGCGAGAACGGCCGTGCCTAG
- a CDS encoding GAF domain-containing protein, protein MNLSEQTSFETRRTIARDLTISVGVILVLAFLVFGAASNALLGQRVQAAQTDQSAIIVENLAVVLARPLAADDTLIIQQTAEAYAQADNIAQLRVVDQSGAPAFEIGSLAGVANPYTVIRPIVFEGQTIGQVEMTFTGQVLSQLRRNTFITLMILLAPMVVLLMIAVRLLITRFVSRPLDELAGGLEKLAANYHYRLPSIDQADANFIAHRANDLANQIEERDQELRQLIDVLEERVTERTRDLALAAEVGRFVSQIHQLDDLLNESAELIRNWFDLYHVQIYLVDETQQTLVLSASTGAVGRQLLAEHHQLPIGSGSINGEAASRKRTMLVADTAVSDAFKAHPLLPDTRSETAVPLIAGDRVVGVLDLQSAVPGALSSENMPAFEALAGQLAVSIENATLFRQQMQLSQELQENSSFLDSVIENLPVMLFVKEAENLRFVRWNKAGAELTGWPAETFIGKTDYDFFPPEEAAFYVQKDRETLNKGVLVDIPKERLETAHKEVRYLHTIKVPVMGQDGRPKYLMGISEDITNRLESEGMLGERVKEMRLLNEIGRKADQRPSLDEYLHYVAQRIPAGMQFVELCQAAITLDGVVYGDAAAINLPCQMVEGLHIGGQQVGRVYIAYTENQPFLNEESALIGEIGRRVSGYVESQRLLAQIQATVTDLQIVAEISTVVASAPNRQQLLQDVVNLTKTGFDLYQVHLYIYNEAHDDLHLAAASGETGQRMLAEQSHLNLHTDPTLVGRAARTRQVVVVNDLRQDPGYVAHHLLPEARSGLAAPLVVGDVLLGVLEILAAVKDRFTEEDVNVKTTLAAQVAVALQNTARYEQNQIALAELSALQRMTAREGWSAFQRSQEAARGYVANQERVQPLAEVIDERDAAGTAVTIPLTVYGASVGSLGVRRPNNQPLSAQDQLFLEAISLQVAQALEKSRLFEQTEQARSQTEALFSGSDRIVRATSMADILQALVDATVLQAMDSASLVFFDAPWGKEPPKSLTVTAVWRKDGRPPGVELGVPFPADLYPILPYLVRERPLVVADIAQEPRIDEAAQRVFYETRRVKSLIAAPLIAGDLWIGFVIGLADDVYQTDENAARQLFSLAGQAAAVAQTQRLFEEAQERVQSERLLRQLSDRVYGAVDTESMLRAAAEEIGRALGMESFVYLTDYDDEKMANAPTNGRAHTHQPSEDTSLEMRR, encoded by the coding sequence ATGAACCTATCTGAACAGACCTCTTTCGAAACGCGCAGAACCATTGCCAGAGACCTGACTATAAGTGTGGGCGTCATTCTTGTTCTGGCCTTTTTAGTTTTTGGCGCTGCCAGCAATGCTTTGTTGGGGCAGCGCGTGCAGGCGGCGCAGACCGATCAATCGGCCATAATTGTGGAGAATCTGGCTGTGGTGTTGGCACGGCCGTTAGCTGCCGACGATACGCTGATTATCCAACAAACCGCCGAGGCCTACGCCCAGGCGGACAACATTGCCCAACTGCGCGTGGTGGATCAGTCTGGCGCGCCTGCTTTTGAGATTGGTTCGTTGGCTGGTGTGGCCAATCCGTACACAGTCATCCGCCCGATTGTGTTTGAGGGTCAGACAATCGGCCAGGTGGAAATGACTTTTACCGGTCAGGTGTTAAGCCAATTGCGCCGCAACACATTCATCACCCTGATGATTTTGTTAGCGCCGATGGTGGTGCTGTTGATGATTGCAGTCCGCCTGTTGATTACCCGTTTTGTTTCACGGCCGTTGGATGAACTGGCCGGCGGGTTGGAAAAACTGGCCGCCAATTATCATTATCGCCTGCCCTCCATTGACCAGGCCGACGCCAACTTTATTGCCCACCGCGCCAATGATTTAGCCAACCAGATCGAAGAACGAGACCAGGAACTGCGCCAGTTGATTGACGTCCTGGAAGAACGGGTGACGGAACGCACCCGCGACCTGGCGTTGGCCGCTGAAGTGGGCCGCTTTGTCTCCCAAATCCATCAACTGGATGATTTATTGAACGAATCGGCCGAATTGATTCGTAACTGGTTTGATTTGTATCATGTACAAATTTATCTGGTAGACGAAACGCAGCAGACGCTTGTGTTGTCCGCCAGCACCGGCGCTGTGGGGCGGCAGTTGTTGGCCGAACACCATCAACTGCCCATCGGCAGCGGCTCGATTAACGGCGAGGCCGCCAGCCGCAAACGGACCATGTTGGTCGCCGATACGGCCGTTAGCGACGCCTTCAAAGCCCACCCCCTGCTGCCAGATACGCGGTCGGAAACGGCCGTGCCCCTGATTGCCGGCGACCGCGTTGTCGGTGTGCTGGATTTGCAAAGCGCAGTCCCCGGCGCACTCTCCAGCGAAAATATGCCCGCATTTGAGGCCCTGGCCGGGCAACTGGCCGTCTCCATTGAAAACGCTACCTTGTTCCGCCAGCAAATGCAGTTGTCCCAGGAACTACAAGAAAACAGCTCCTTCCTCGATTCGGTCATCGAAAATCTGCCTGTCATGTTGTTTGTCAAAGAAGCTGAAAACCTGCGTTTTGTTCGTTGGAACAAAGCCGGGGCCGAACTCACCGGCTGGCCGGCGGAAACGTTCATCGGCAAAACAGATTATGATTTTTTCCCGCCGGAAGAGGCCGCCTTCTATGTGCAAAAAGACCGCGAAACGCTGAACAAAGGGGTTCTGGTAGACATTCCCAAAGAGCGGCTGGAAACTGCCCACAAAGAAGTGCGCTATCTGCACACCATTAAAGTGCCGGTTATGGGTCAAGATGGCCGGCCAAAATACCTGATGGGCATCTCCGAAGACATTACCAACCGTCTGGAGTCAGAAGGGATGTTGGGCGAGCGTGTCAAAGAGATGAGATTGCTGAATGAAATAGGACGCAAAGCTGACCAACGGCCGTCGCTGGATGAGTATTTGCACTACGTCGCCCAGCGCATCCCGGCCGGGATGCAGTTTGTAGAATTATGTCAGGCAGCCATCACTCTGGATGGCGTCGTGTACGGCGATGCGGCGGCCATCAACCTGCCTTGCCAGATGGTTGAAGGGCTGCATATTGGCGGCCAACAAGTTGGCCGTGTTTATATCGCCTACACAGAAAACCAACCCTTCCTCAATGAAGAAAGCGCCCTCATCGGTGAAATTGGCCGGCGGGTGAGCGGCTACGTGGAAAGCCAGCGCCTGCTGGCGCAAATTCAAGCTACGGTTACCGACCTGCAAATTGTGGCGGAGATCAGCACCGTGGTGGCCTCTGCGCCCAACAGGCAGCAGCTGCTGCAAGATGTGGTAAACCTGACAAAAACAGGGTTCGATCTGTATCAGGTTCACCTTTATATTTACAACGAGGCCCACGATGATCTGCATCTGGCCGCCGCGTCTGGCGAAACCGGGCAGCGTATGTTGGCCGAGCAGAGCCATCTGAATCTCCATACCGACCCGACATTGGTGGGGCGGGCGGCCCGGACCCGGCAGGTAGTGGTGGTGAACGACCTTCGCCAGGACCCCGGTTATGTCGCCCATCATTTGCTGCCGGAAGCGCGGTCTGGTTTGGCGGCTCCATTGGTGGTTGGCGATGTGCTGCTGGGCGTTTTGGAGATTTTAGCGGCCGTTAAAGACCGATTTACAGAAGAAGACGTGAACGTGAAGACGACGCTGGCGGCGCAAGTGGCTGTGGCGCTGCAAAACACCGCCCGCTACGAGCAAAACCAAATCGCGTTGGCGGAATTAAGCGCCTTGCAGCGCATGACGGCGCGTGAAGGCTGGAGCGCTTTCCAACGCAGCCAAGAGGCGGCCAGAGGCTATGTCGCCAATCAGGAGAGGGTTCAGCCCCTGGCTGAGGTAATTGATGAGCGTGATGCAGCGGGAACGGCCGTTACCATTCCTCTAACTGTCTATGGCGCGTCTGTTGGCAGCCTGGGCGTGCGCCGTCCCAATAACCAACCACTTTCCGCCCAGGACCAGCTTTTCCTGGAAGCCATCTCGCTGCAGGTAGCGCAGGCATTGGAAAAATCGCGCCTGTTTGAACAAACAGAACAGGCGCGCAGCCAGACAGAAGCCCTCTTTTCCGGCAGCGACCGGATTGTGCGCGCCACCAGTATGGCCGATATTTTGCAGGCATTGGTAGACGCCACCGTTCTACAAGCCATGGACAGCGCCTCGCTGGTTTTCTTTGACGCCCCGTGGGGCAAAGAGCCGCCCAAGAGCCTGACGGTAACGGCCGTGTGGCGCAAAGATGGACGGCCACCCGGTGTGGAATTAGGCGTACCCTTCCCGGCTGATCTGTACCCCATCTTACCTTATTTGGTGCGGGAACGGCCGTTGGTTGTCGCCGACATTGCCCAGGAACCACGGATAGATGAGGCCGCGCAACGGGTTTTTTATGAGACCCGGCGCGTCAAATCCCTCATTGCTGCGCCATTGATCGCTGGTGATTTGTGGATTGGTTTTGTCATAGGCCTGGCCGATGATGTTTACCAGACTGACGAAAATGCGGCGCGCCAATTGTTCAGCCTGGCCGGGCAGGCGGCGGCCGTGGCCCAGACTCAGCGCTTGTTTGAAGAGGCTCAGGAGCGTGTGCAAAGCGAACGCCTGCTGCGCCAGTTATCCGACCGGGTGTATGGCGCGGTAGATACGGAATCAATGCTGCGCGCCGCCGCCGAGGAAATCGGCCGGGCGTTGGGTATGGAGTCCTTTGTCTACCTGACCGACTATGACGACGAGAAAATGGCGAACGCGCCAACAAACGGCCGTGCCCACACCCATCAACCCTCAGAAGACACATCTTTGGAGATGCGAAGATGA
- a CDS encoding GAF domain-containing protein, translating into MIRRIKSSFGFQVTILILIVVLLPALLALVQLNRSIGANQRTSVEQNLTNQAAQLQQTVNTWDQSVVLALKNMSGQPGIVSMDRAQQEPVLNQMVNVYEYMYLALTLDKSGTDVARSDNSASINYADRFWFQQAAAGVPITREAVVSRSTGRPVVAMSAPIYDGSNRVQGVAFVGTELTEVANQTGATQIGKTGYAYVVDEMGHMLAHPDLSAEATELTDLSSYPPVAYLLAGQTGPFTFVDEDGIEWTAHVKQAENGWGVVIQQQTAEAFATTRAFVINSGLISLLTILLITVLVWFVASRSIRPIQNLTTAVTALAAGDLQQTIAVSRQDEIGSLATAFNSMAVQLRGLVESLEQRVADRTRDLSASSDVSRSLSTILDRDQLVSEVVQQVRDAFDYYHVHIYLLDEATHMLHMAGGTGQAGQEMLAAGHKLAVGQGLVGQAAATNTAVLVPDVRQDHQWLPNPLLPETKSEIAVPILLGEQVLGVLDVQHNVANGVNEATANLLQTIASQIAIALQNADQYQTLQDSQQAIRERETLLRTIIDATPDWIFVKDSDHRYVLVNQGYANSFHMTPDSFIGKNDLDIGFPEEIVKGNPEKGIRGFWADDREIMARGELKVIDIEPAVVDGEPRYLNTIKAPLKNAAGEVVGVVGFVHDITKQVQGEETTRANEALLRTIIDSSIDWISIKDKQHRFRLVNQAFAESFGLSPEEMLGKDDLEIGFPEAFVLGDPEQGIRGFWADDDEVINTGQTKYIAEELAVVQGQSRVLNTIKLPLRDLSGDITGVVIFVRDITELKQAEAQIRQEQARVETILESFNVPIVISKLTDGMVAYVNEPMAQMIRESRDVLTGQQTPNFYQDPSQRQSYLAALREHKQVTAYEVGLKRADGELFWGLMSGRIIEYQGEPALITSVIDVTGRRAAEDALALRARELQTVAQVGTAAATILEPNRLLQEVVDLTKNQFSLYHAHIYLLNEAGDTLLLHTGAGEIGRQLVAEGRHISLNQEQSLVARAARRQEGVVANDARLEPGFLPNSLLPDTRAEMAVPLIAGSQVLGVLDVQAAEVGRFTEEEVSIFTTLASQVAVALQNARRYKETDRALAELTRIQQALVGKGWQAFLLAQERPLQGFHFDRQVAHPIIRQETVSGDVILPLSVRGQTIGQIGVRNPSGAPLTENQRHLLAAFTTQVSDALERARLSEQTQMALTETEHREQELAVLNAMAQSLTAQTTVDGVLAVIHEYTERLMASDEFYVAFFTAATNEIVFAYGVTEGRIIRNYGRRQAGRGLTEHVLEQRRPVLIANDIDLYLQEIGIEAIGRTAASWMGCPLQYGDEVIGLISLQSYNTPYAYDERNLRLLSAIANQSAIAIENARLIEATDKRAHQEQVLREVSAKVSATVDAESVLKTAAREIGRALGLETFIYLKNQQTGGNGQPMVETADSAHPVRPEPAAANGSPE; encoded by the coding sequence ATGATCAGACGAATTAAAAGCAGTTTTGGCTTCCAAGTAACCATCCTTATCCTGATCGTCGTTTTGCTGCCCGCTCTCCTGGCGTTGGTCCAGCTCAACCGCAGCATTGGCGCAAATCAGCGGACCAGCGTCGAGCAAAACCTTACCAACCAGGCCGCCCAGCTTCAGCAAACCGTCAATACCTGGGACCAATCCGTTGTATTGGCGCTAAAGAACATGAGCGGCCAACCAGGTATTGTCAGCATGGATAGGGCGCAGCAAGAGCCAGTTCTAAACCAGATGGTTAACGTCTATGAGTATATGTACCTGGCGCTGACTCTGGATAAGTCCGGCACAGACGTCGCTCGCAGCGACAACAGCGCATCCATCAACTACGCCGACCGATTTTGGTTTCAACAGGCGGCGGCCGGCGTCCCTATCACCCGCGAAGCGGTTGTCAGCCGCAGCACTGGCCGGCCGGTTGTGGCGATGTCTGCACCGATTTATGATGGCAGTAACAGGGTGCAAGGTGTCGCTTTTGTGGGCACAGAACTCACAGAAGTGGCAAACCAGACAGGCGCGACCCAAATTGGCAAGACAGGTTATGCCTATGTTGTAGATGAAATGGGCCATATGTTAGCCCATCCTGATTTATCGGCCGAAGCCACCGAATTGACCGACCTCAGCAGTTATCCGCCGGTCGCTTACCTGCTCGCCGGGCAGACTGGCCCTTTCACCTTTGTAGATGAAGATGGCATCGAGTGGACCGCCCATGTGAAGCAGGCTGAAAATGGCTGGGGTGTGGTGATTCAGCAGCAAACAGCGGAAGCATTTGCGACAACCCGCGCTTTCGTGATTAACAGCGGTCTCATCAGTCTGTTGACCATTTTACTGATTACCGTGCTGGTTTGGTTTGTCGCCAGCCGCTCTATTCGTCCCATCCAAAACCTGACCACAGCGGTCACCGCCTTGGCCGCCGGTGACTTGCAGCAGACGATTGCCGTGTCTCGACAAGATGAGATTGGCAGTTTAGCCACTGCCTTCAACAGCATGGCGGTGCAGCTGCGCGGCCTTGTGGAGAGTCTGGAACAGCGGGTCGCTGACCGTACTCGTGACTTGTCCGCCAGCAGCGATGTCAGCCGCAGTCTTTCGACGATTCTCGACCGCGACCAGTTGGTGTCTGAGGTGGTGCAGCAGGTGCGCGATGCCTTCGATTATTACCACGTTCACATTTATCTGTTGGATGAGGCGACGCACATGCTGCACATGGCCGGCGGTACCGGCCAGGCTGGGCAAGAAATGCTGGCTGCCGGGCACAAGTTGGCTGTTGGGCAAGGCCTGGTGGGGCAGGCGGCGGCGACCAATACGGCCGTTCTTGTCCCCGATGTCCGCCAGGACCACCAATGGCTGCCCAACCCTCTGTTACCTGAAACTAAATCGGAAATCGCCGTGCCTATTTTGCTGGGCGAACAGGTGTTGGGGGTACTAGATGTGCAGCACAACGTGGCCAATGGCGTCAATGAAGCGACCGCTAACCTGTTACAAACGATTGCCAGCCAGATAGCCATCGCCCTGCAAAACGCCGATCAATACCAAACCTTGCAAGATTCGCAACAGGCGATCCGCGAACGTGAAACCTTGCTGCGAACCATTATTGACGCCACCCCCGACTGGATTTTTGTGAAGGATAGTGACCATCGTTACGTGTTGGTCAACCAGGGCTACGCCAATTCCTTCCACATGACCCCAGACAGTTTCATCGGCAAAAACGACCTGGATATTGGTTTCCCCGAGGAAATTGTCAAGGGCAACCCAGAAAAAGGCATTCGCGGCTTTTGGGCCGATGATCGGGAGATCATGGCGCGCGGTGAGTTGAAGGTGATAGACATAGAACCGGCCGTGGTAGATGGCGAGCCACGCTACCTGAACACCATTAAAGCGCCTCTGAAAAATGCGGCGGGCGAAGTGGTCGGGGTTGTTGGTTTTGTCCATGACATCACCAAACAAGTCCAGGGGGAAGAAACCACCCGTGCTAACGAGGCGCTGCTGCGCACCATCATTGACTCCAGCATTGACTGGATCAGCATTAAGGATAAGCAGCACCGATTCCGCCTGGTTAATCAGGCTTTCGCCGAATCCTTTGGTCTCTCCCCTGAAGAGATGTTGGGCAAGGATGATCTGGAGATAGGCTTCCCCGAAGCGTTTGTGCTGGGCGACCCGGAACAAGGCATTCGCGGGTTTTGGGCTGATGATGATGAGGTGATCAACACCGGCCAAACGAAATATATTGCTGAAGAACTGGCTGTGGTTCAGGGTCAATCGCGCGTCCTGAATACCATCAAGCTGCCGCTGCGCGATTTGTCTGGTGACATTACCGGCGTCGTTATTTTTGTTCGCGACATTACCGAACTCAAGCAGGCTGAAGCGCAAATTCGCCAGGAACAGGCTCGCGTCGAAACCATCCTGGAGTCGTTTAATGTGCCCATTGTGATTTCCAAATTGACGGATGGCATGGTGGCCTATGTCAACGAACCGATGGCCCAAATGATTCGAGAATCGCGCGATGTATTAACAGGCCAACAGACGCCGAACTTTTACCAGGATCCGAGCCAACGCCAGAGCTATCTGGCAGCTTTACGCGAACACAAGCAAGTAACCGCGTATGAGGTAGGATTAAAACGAGCTGATGGCGAACTGTTCTGGGGGCTAATGTCAGGACGTATCATCGAATATCAGGGTGAGCCAGCGCTTATCACCTCGGTGATTGATGTGACGGGGCGGCGTGCAGCCGAGGATGCCCTGGCTTTGCGCGCCCGTGAGCTGCAAACAGTGGCCCAGGTCGGCACGGCCGCTGCCACTATTTTGGAACCGAACCGCCTGCTGCAAGAGGTGGTAGACCTGACCAAGAACCAGTTTAGCCTGTACCATGCCCACATTTATCTGCTTAACGAGGCGGGTGATACGCTGCTGCTGCATACCGGGGCGGGCGAAATCGGCCGTCAGTTGGTCGCCGAAGGGCGGCATATCAGCCTCAACCAGGAACAATCGTTGGTGGCGCGGGCGGCGCGCCGCCAAGAGGGTGTTGTGGCCAACGACGCGCGCCTGGAGCCGGGGTTCTTACCCAATTCGCTGCTGCCAGACACGCGCGCCGAAATGGCCGTACCGCTGATTGCCGGGTCGCAGGTGCTGGGCGTGCTGGACGTGCAGGCAGCCGAAGTTGGCCGTTTCACTGAAGAAGAGGTGAGTATTTTCACCACGTTGGCCTCCCAGGTGGCGGTGGCTTTGCAAAATGCTCGTCGTTATAAGGAGACGGACCGCGCTCTGGCCGAACTGACGCGCATCCAGCAGGCGCTGGTGGGCAAAGGGTGGCAGGCATTTTTGTTGGCCCAGGAACGGCCGTTACAAGGCTTCCATTTCGACCGGCAGGTAGCTCACCCCATCATCCGGCAAGAAACCGTGTCGGGCGACGTGATTCTGCCCCTGTCTGTACGCGGCCAGACCATCGGCCAGATCGGTGTACGCAATCCTTCTGGCGCGCCCCTCACCGAAAACCAACGCCACCTACTGGCAGCCTTCACCACCCAGGTATCCGACGCCCTGGAACGCGCCCGCCTGTCTGAACAAACACAAATGGCCCTGACGGAAACTGAACACCGCGAACAAGAACTGGCGGTCCTCAATGCGATGGCGCAGTCACTTACTGCCCAAACCACAGTTGATGGCGTGTTGGCCGTCATACATGAATACACCGAGCGCCTCATGGCCTCCGACGAGTTCTACGTCGCCTTCTTTACGGCCGCCACCAACGAAATTGTCTTTGCCTATGGTGTTACCGAAGGCCGAATCATTCGCAATTATGGCCGCCGCCAGGCCGGCAGAGGGCTGACCGAACACGTCTTAGAGCAGCGCCGCCCCGTTCTCATTGCCAACGACATTGACCTTTATCTGCAAGAGATAGGCATTGAAGCAATAGGCCGAACGGCGGCGTCCTGGATGGGCTGCCCCTTGCAATATGGCGATGAGGTCATTGGCCTCATTTCTTTGCAAAGCTACAACACGCCCTATGCCTACGATGAACGAAACCTGCGCTTATTGTCGGCCATCGCCAACCAGTCAGCCATTGCCATTGAAAACGCCCGGTTGATTGAAGCCACAGACAAACGCGCCCACCAGGAACAAGTGCTGCGCGAAGTATCGGCTAAAGTCAGCGCCACCGTAGACGCCGAGTCGGTGCTAAAAACCGCTGCCCGCGAGATCGGCCGGGCGCTGGGTTTGGAGACCTTCATCTACCTGAAAAACCAGCAAACTGGCGGCAATGGTCAGCCGATGGTGGAAACGGCCGATTCTGCCCATCCGGTTCGGCCGGAGCCAGCGGCGGCCAACGGGTCGCCGGAGTAA